One Punica granatum isolate Tunisia-2019 chromosome 3, ASM765513v2, whole genome shotgun sequence genomic window carries:
- the LOC116201080 gene encoding probable sphingolipid transporter spinster homolog 2 has translation MEIQDSPCRTNTTQKPKTKTKTTTASAVEFPQQKQRQPPEPRPTNKEHKEEGEKQSNQKKPRSNSSDMARRPPTADDPLTNPSWFTPKRLLIIFCVINMLNYVDRGAIASNGVNGSRGTCTEKGICTSGTGIQGDFDLNNFEDGVLSSAFMVGLLIASPIFASLAKSINPFRLIGVGLSVWTFATAGCGSSFSFWSIAICRMLVGVGEASFISLAAPFIDDNAPAAQKTAWLAMFYMCIPTGVALGYVYGGFVGNHLNWRYAFWGEALLMLPFAVLGFVMKPLQLKGFAPAGSKKAASVVTADAVSEEVSDLNGNVGGSSKTANKTSKLDTTSGLWFQLSRFMNDMKALLVDKVYVVNVLGYIAYNFVIGAYSYWGPKAGYNIYHMKSADMMFGGITIVCGILGTIAGGFILDRMTATISNAFKLLSGATLLGAAFCFGAFCMRSLFGFMVLFSVGELLVFATQAPVNFVCLHCVKPSLRPLSMAMSTVSIHIFGDVPSSPLVGVLQDHVNNWRETALILTSVLFLAAGIWFIGIFMKSMDRFNEDVENQCPTNKKAALEPLLEGNEKDDVPENRNKA, from the exons ATGGAAATACAAGACAGCCCCTGCCGCACCAACACGACCCAGAAGCCGAAGACGAAGACGAAGACGACGACGGCTTCGGCTGTTGAATTCCCGCAACAGAAGCAGAGGCAGCCCCCAGAGCCCAGACCCACCAATAAGGAGCACAAGGAGGAGGGAGAGAAGCAATCTAATCAGAAGAAGCCCCGTTCTAATTCCTCAGACATGGCGAGGAGACCACCAACTGCTGATGATCCCCTGACCAACCCTTCATGGTTCACCCCCAAAAG GCTGCTCATAATATTCTGTGTGATCAACATGTTGAATTATGTTGATCGAGGAGCGATCGCGAGCAATGGTGTGAATGGAAGTCGTGGTACATGCACAGAGAAAGGAATTTGCACGTCAGGAACAGGAATCCA GGGTGATTTTGACTTGAATAATTTTGAAGACGGTGTTTTGTCGTCCGCATTCATGGTTGGGCTTCTCATTGCTTCTCCAATATTTGCATCTTTGGCAAAAAG CATCAATCCATTTAGGCTTATTGGAGTTGGACTTTCGGTCTGGACTTTTGCTACGGCTGGGTGTGGAAGTTCTTTCAGTTTTTGGTCAATCGCCATATGCCGCAT GTTGGTTGGTGTTGGCGAAGCTTCTTTCATCAGTCTTGCTGCACCATTTATTGATGATAATGCTCCTGCAGCTCAG AAAACTGCATGGCTGGCAATGTTTTACATGTGTATACCCACTGGAGTTGCTTTGGGCTATGTATACGGTGGATTT GTTGGAAATCACTTAAATTGGCGGTATGCATTTTGGGGAGAGGCCTTGTTGATGCTTCCATTTGCTGTGTTGGGATTTGTGATGAAACCTTTGCAGTTAAAAG GTTTTGCTCCTGCTGGATCGAAGAAGGCCGCATCTGTTGTGACAGCTGATGCTGTCAGTGAAG AAGTCTCAGACTTGAATGGAAATGTGGGAGGTAGCAGCAAAACAGCCAATAAGACTTCCAA GTTGGATACTACTTCTGGGCTTTGGTTCCAGTTGTCGAGATTTATGAATGACATGAAAGCGCTTCTCGTTGATAAAGTTTATGTCGTGAATGTTCTTG GTTATATAGCCTACAACTTTGTTATTGGAGCTTACTCGTACTGGGGCCCGAAGGCTGGTTATAACATTTATCATATG AAAAGTGCTGATATGATGTTTGGAGGGATCACAATAGTTTGTGGGATCTTAGGAACAATAGCAGGAGGATTCATTCTCGACCGAATGACTGCGACGATATCTAACGCTTTTAAG CTTCTTTCTGGGGCAACGTTGCTGGGAGCAGCATTCTGCTTTGGTGCCTTCTGTATGAGGAGCTTGTTCGGTTTCATGGTCCTCTTCTCAGTGGGCGAACTTCTTGTATTTGCTACACAG GCTCCAGTTAACTTTGTGTGCCTGCATTGCGTGAAACCAAGTCTCAGACCATTATCAATGGCAATGTCAACAGTCTCAATCCACATCTTCGGCGATGTCCCTTCATCCCCACTTGTTGGGGTTCTCCAG GATCACGTTAACAACTGGAGGGAGACCGCACTTATTCTGACATCCGTCCTGTTTCTTGCTGCTGGAATTTGGTTTATAG GGATTTTCATGAAGAGCATGGACAGGTTCAACGAAGATGTTGAAAACCAATGTCCCACCAACAAGAAAGCCGCCTTGGAGCCTCTGCTTGAAGGGAACGAAAAGGATGATGTGCCGGAGAATCGGAATAAAGCTTAG
- the LOC116199969 gene encoding protein FAR1-RELATED SEQUENCE 4-like, with translation MEMDLGQPAGSNWNSNIGGGGNEGPDRDGDITDPPCNTNDRIEPHVDGTQSNVRDTVFGDEGNVDRLKSVELHDGMDFESKEEAFSFYKDYAKSVGFNPIIKASRRSRISGKFIDAKFVCTRYGNKPESAEEPASTSENLTFPVKKKRGRINRSWEKTDCKASMHVKRRPDGRWIICSFIKEHNHELLPDQASYPTGHGDPDIRENDRDALQAGQAKQMYMMAKQFSGSKKPHNQVGHLTNQHECEVHLRLDEGDAQALLDHFLRMQEENPNFFYSLDLNQQHRLRNVFWVDAKSRLDYRHFGDVVFFDIVYIKNEYKLPLVSFIGVNHHFQSLLLGCALVADETKLTYTWLMKVWLKAMGGRSPQVMLTDQDIALKEAIAEVMPDSRHCFCLWHILNKVPEKVNYVIMQDENFRKKLDKCIFRSSTNEQFERRWKKIVDRFGLGANMWLLSLYEDREQWAPTYMRGIFLAGMSKAQRSDGVSSFFDKFMQRRTTLKEFLEQYGDILLEKYEDEAKSDFESWRKQPALKSPSPFGKQMAAVYTHEVFRKFQAEILGAVACHPRKESKDGRVTSFRVQDFQENRDHIVVRNEATADLSCSCHCFEFNGFLCRHVLIVLQVCGAYRIPSQYILKRWTKIAKSRYSMIQEQSVVTSRVQRYNDICWQALKLGDEGSLSKQSYDTALSALEEAIKKCSSLNDSIKYVPILQPSHESHDLAKVDHDIGSTEKEKKHSIPEEGKIQKGAEVISFGRIT, from the exons ATGGAGATGGATCTTGGGCAGCCTGCTGGGTCAAATTGGAATAGTAATATAGGTGGAGGTGGAAATGAAGGGCCTGATCGGGACGGGGACATTACGGACCCTCCCTGTAATACTAATGATAGAATTGAACCACATGTAGATGGAACACAATCAAATGTTAGAGACACGGTGTTTGGAGACGAGGGGAATGTGGATCGTCTGAAATCTGTAGAGCTTCATGATGGCATGGATTTCGAATCAAAGGAGGAggctttttcattttataaggATTATGCGAAGTCGGTGGGGTTCAATCCAATTATAAAGGCCAGCCGCCGGTCGAGAATATCTGGGAAATTTATCGATGCCAAATTTGTCTGCACCAGATATGGTAACAAACCAGAGTCTGCTGAGGAACCCGCTTCGACCTCGGAGAACTTGACGTTTCCTGTCAAGAAGAAACGGGGGAGGATTAACCGGTCTTGGGAAAAGACGGACTGCAAGGCTTCCATGCATGTGAAGCGGAGGCCTGATGGAAGATGGATAATTTGTAGTTTCATAAAAGAGCACAATCACGAACTCCTCCCTGATCAAGCGAGCTACCCCACTGGTCATGGGGATCCAGATATCCGCGAGAATGACCGAGATGCTTTGCAGGCGGGCCAAGCTAAGCAGATGTATATGATGGCCAAACAATTCAGTGGCAGTAAGAAACCTCACAATCAAGTGGGGCATTTAACGAATCAACACGAGTGTGAGGTGCACTTACGATTGGATGAAGGAGATGCTCAGGCTCTGCTTGACCATTTTCTACGTATGCAAGAGGAGAATCCTAACTTCTTTTATTCACTGGACTTGAATCAACAGCATCGCCTGCGGAACGTCTTCTGGGTTGATGCAAAAAGCAGGCTTGATTATAGGCATTTTGGTGATGTGGTCTTCTTTGACATTGTGTACATAAAAAATGAATACAAGTTGCCATTGGTTTCCTTTATTGGTGTGAATCATCACTTTCAGTCCCTGTTACTCGGATGTGCTCTGGTTGCCGATGAGACTAAGTTGACCTACACTTGGCTGATGAAGGTGTGGCTCAAAGCAATGGGTGGGCGTTCCCCACAGGTGATGCTCACCGACCAAGATATTGCTCTTAAGGAAGCCATAGCAGAAGTCATGCCTGATTCTCGTCACTGTTTTTGTCTGTGGCATATCCTGAACAAGGTACCTGAGAAGGTCAATTATGTTATAATGCAGGATGAGAATTTCAGGAAGAAGCTCGATAAATGCATCTTCAGGTCTTCTACAAATGAACAGTTTGAACGAAGGTGGAAAAAAATAGTTGATAGATTTGGTCTAGGAGCAAACATGTGGTTGTTGTCACTATACGAAGATCGTGAGCAGTGGGCTCCGACATACATGAGGGGCATCTTTTTGGCAGGGATGTCTAAGGCACAGCGGTCAGATGGTGTGAGCTCTTTCTTTGACAAGTTCATGCAGCGGAGAACTACCTTAAAAGAGTTTTTGGAGCAATATGGAGATATTTTACTAGAAAAGTATGAAGATGAAgcaaaatcagattttgagaGTTGGCGTAAACAGCCTGCTTTGAAATCTCCGTCACCATTTGGGAAACAAATGGCGGCTGTGTATACTCATGAAGTATTCAGGAAATTTCAGGCTGAAATCCTGGGAGCTGTTGCCTGTCATCCCAGGAAAGAAAGCAAAGATGGACGAGTCACGAGTTTCAGGGTCCAAGATTTTCAAGAGAATAGAGATCATATTGTAGTGAGAAATGAAGCAACTGCAGATTTATCATGTTCTTGCCATTGCTTTGAATTCAATGGTTTCCTTTGCAGACATGTATTGATTGTTCTGCAAGTTTGTGGTGCATATCGCATCCCTTCGCAATATATATTGAAACGCTGGACAAAGATTGCAAAAAGTAGATATTCTATGATCCAAGAGCAGTCCGTTGTTACATCTAGAGTCCAAAGGTACAACGATATATGTTGGCAGGCACTTAAGTTGGGGGATGAAGGGTCTTTGTCTAAACAAAGTTATGACACAGCACTAAGCGCACTTGAAGAAGCTATAAAGAAGTGCAGTAGTCTGAATGACTCCATTAAGTATGTGCCAATTTTGCAACCTAGTCACGAAAGTCATGACCTTGCGAAAGTTGACCACGACATTGGATCCactgaaaaagagaaaaagcatAGCATACCTGAAGAAGGAAAG ATTCAGAAAGGGGCAGAGGTCATCAGCTTTGGGAGGATAACCTGA
- the LOC116198622 gene encoding kinesin-like protein KIN-8B: MPSIKAPGMKKATTLTVAVKCRPLTERERGRDIVRVHDGKEVLVLDPDLSKDYLDRIQNRTKEKRYRFDHAFGPESSNLDVYNKCISSTISGVVQGLNATIFAYGSTGSGKTYTMVGTRDDPGLMVLSLHTIFELINKDSSSDEFEVNCSYLEVYNEVIYDLLEKSSAHLELREDPTQGIVVAGLRSIKVRSADKILELLNLGNSRRKTESTEANATSSRSHAVLEITVKRRQKRKYPNQVMQGKLALVDLAGSERASETNSGGQKLRDGANINRSLLALANCINALGKQQKKGLAYVPYRNSKLTRILKDGLSGNSQTVMVAAVSPADCQYHHTVNTLKYANRAKEIKTHIQKNIGTVDTHVSDYQRMIESLQVEVCCLKKELAEKESQLTVRSTETAADDELSWLNALSCETSENVQERINLQKALFELEETNIRNRTELRQLDDAIAKQQAIEKDGTVVEALRARRQLILDNIRDNDEAGINYRKEIEANEKLQCELQHKINEAINNHGNKTYLRILSQYRLQEMANTELQLEVAMRDQIIHRQRDAQRNLWNLLMGLGLDERRLLDLAAWQGIPMEDYMMAPYMGLSNKNQSPNPAVHRYIPSPCTSLSYSTSSSNFEHYQNFENGSMRRGNWNSFCREERHMSYYFLSDNPSPSAQLQTRKSECWVSGNSGLCLDSPNTNPQNSEDSNAKMECRPRPYETCSSVGARSLGDQHEDPTNDNGWYHRTDRSVHSSSGDSHCNMRREHVGRTDGPAGCNSFTGQCSTTSFSRNPMNCSDSSYNFPSYGNVRPSSGSYCSPQSEVLSSNIFTPRHSRIS; this comes from the exons ATGCCGAGCATCAAAGCTCCAGGAATGAAGAAGGCCACGACCTTAACG GTTGCGGTCAAATGCAGGCCCTTGACGGAGCGGGAGCGCGGCCGTGACATTGTCAGAGTGCATGACGGGAAG GAGGTGCTGGTATTGGATCCTGACCTCTCCAAGGATTACCTCGATCGCATACAGAATCGAACTAAGGAGAAGAGGTACCGATTTGATCATGCATTCGGACCTGAATCCTCAAATTTG GATGTCTACAATAAATGTATATCTTCCACAATTTCTGGAGTTGTTCAAGGTCTCAATGCTACCATCTTCGCATATGGCTCTACTGGAAG CGGCAAAACATACACAATGGTTGGGACTAGAGATGATCCTGGTCTCATGGTTCTTAGCTTGCATACTATCTTTGAGCTTATCAACAAGGACAGCAGCTCGGATGAATTTGAAGTTAATTGTTCCTACCTTGAAGTCTATAATGAA GTTATATATGATCTGCTTGAAAAATCATCTGCTCATTTGGAATTGAGAGAGGATCCTACCCAAGGAATTGTTGTTGCTGGCCTAAGGTCAATTAAG GTCCGCTCAGCCGATAAAATACTTGAACTTCTGAATCTGGGGAACAGTCGGAGGAAAACAGAAAGTACTGAGGCCAATGCAACATCCTCAAG ATCACATGCAGTTCTAGAGATTACTGTGAAAAGGAGGCAGAAAAGAAAGTATCCAAATCAGGTCATGCAAGGAAAACTTGCACTTGTGGATCTTGCTGGAAGTGAACGAGCTTCAGAAACAAATAGTGGAGGGCAAAAGCTAAGAGATGGTGCTAATATCAACCGTTCACTGCTTGCATTAGCAAACTGCATCAATGCTTTGGGGAAGCAGCAAAAGAAGGGCCTCGCTTATGTCCCTTACCGCAATAG CAAGCTGACGCGGATTCTTAAAGATGGCCTTAGCGGTAACTCTCAAACGGTTATGGTGGCAGCAGTATCACCTGCAGACTGTCAGTATCACCATACAGTGAATACATTAAAATATGCCAATCGAGCAAAGGAAATAAAGACGCATATTCAG AAAAATATCGGTACTGTTGATACACATGTATCCGACTACCAACGGATGATAGAGAGTCTTCAA GTTGAAGTTTGTTGTTTGAAGAAGGAGCTAGCTGAAAAGGAGTCGCAGCTAACTGTCAGAAGTACTGAAACAGCAGCAGATGATGAGCTTTCTTGGTTGAATGCATTGAGCTGTGAGACCAGCGAAAATGTCCAGGAGAGGATAAACTTACAGAAAGCACTGTTTGAGCTTGAAGAAACTAATATCCGTAACCGAACTGAACTCCGGCAACTTGATGATGCCATTGCAAAACAACAG GCTATTGAAAAGGATGGCACAGTTGTGGAGGCTTTAAGAGCAAGGCGGCAACTCATTCTTGATAATATCCGTGACAATGATGAGGCTGGTATTAACTACCGTAAG GAAATTGAGGCAAATGAGAAGCTTCAATGTGAACTCCAACACAAGATCAATGAAGCTATCAATAACCACGGAAACAAAACCTACCTGCGCATCCTCAGTCAGTACAGGCTTCAA GAGATGGCGAATACAGAGCTTCAGCTGGAAGTGGCAATGAGAGACCAAATTATTCACCGTCAACGCGATGCACAAAGAAATTTATGGAACTTGTTAATGGGTTTGGGGCTTGATGAGAGGCGGCTGTTGGATCTTGCCGCATGGCAAGGAATTCCGATGGAAGACTACATGATGGCTCCTTATATGGGTCTCTCCAATAAGAACCAATCACCAAATCCGGCTGTCCATAGATATATTCCTTCTCCATGCACAAGCCTTTCCTATTCAACATCATCTTCCAACTTTGAACACTATCAAAACTTCGAAAATGGATCCATGCGAAGAGGGAACTGGAACTCGTTTTGCAGGGAGGAGCGTCACATGTcgtattattttctctctgaCAACCCCTCCCCATCGGCTCAACTGCAGACAAGGAAGAGCGAATGTTGGGTTAGTGGTAATTCAGGCTTGTGTTTGGACTCTCCTAATACCAATCCTCAAAATTCGGAAGATTCCAACGCAAAAATGGAATGTCGACCCCGGCCTTATGAAACCTGCTCATCAGTCGGGGCTCGTTCTTTAGGAGATCAGCACGAG GACCCAACCAATGATAATGGATGGTACCATCGCACAGATCGTAGTGTACATAGTAGTAGCGGAGATTCTCACTGTAATATGAGAAGGGAACATGTCGGTAGAACTGATGGGCCAGCGGGATGCAATAGCTTTACAGGGCAATGCTCAACAACTAGCTTTTCTCGGAATCCCATGAACTGCAGTGACTCATCTTACAATTTTCCTTCTTATGGGAATGTAAGGCCTTCTTCTGGTTCGTATTGTAGTCCGCAATCCGAAGTTCTCTCTTCAAACATCTTCACTCCCCGGCATTCCCGAATTAGTTAG
- the LOC116199043 gene encoding transcription factor bHLH18-like, whose protein sequence is MMETTASAKWLPELETEDIPIIPVFTNYYPMNSYLGEYSLDDLDFHSFSSENYSLNHKAVPNFSASSVETCQVVTERPTKQLRTMSSSSSSSQIISFGNSGSPPIKTKSEKFYGADGTGQAVKPKTETISSDGNLSFQSHLISQGDSYQIGENIEAISGQGKYSNKRAHASMSRAPLHGQDHVMAERKRREKLSQHFVALSAVVPGLKKMDKASVLGEAAKYVKELQERLKKLEEEALRKTVESVVLVRKSQVTTDDDSSSSDENSCNQSDQELPEIEARVSGKHILIRVHCERRHGYISKIVNLIEKLNLSVISNSVIPFGSSILDITIVAQMDGNFSVTIEDLVRNLRRDLLNLI, encoded by the exons ATGATGGAAACCACAGCATCAGCTAAGTGGTTACCTGAACTG GAAACCGAGGATATTCCAATAATTCCAGTATTCACAAATTACTATCCGATGAACTCGTACCTTGGTGAATACTCGCTCGATGATCTCGACTTCCATTCATTTTCGTCAGAGAATTACTCATTGAATCACAAAGCAGTACCCAACTTCAGCGCTTCATCTGTTGAAACCTGTCAAGTAGTCACCGAGAGGCCAACAAAGCAGCTCAGGACGATGTCCTCGTCTAGCTCCTCGTCCCAAATCATATCTTTTGGGAACTCAGGCTCTCctccaattaaaaccaagtcTGAAAAGTTTTATGGAGCGGACGGCACTGGCCAGGCAGTGAAGCCGAAGACTGAGACTATTTCCTCGGACGGGAACTTGAGTTTCCAATCTCACCTAATTTCTCAAGGTGACTCCTATCAGATCGGAGAAAACATTGAAGCCATTTCCGGTCAAGGAAAATACAGTAATAAGAGGGCACATGCTTCCATGAGCCGGGCGCCTCTACATGGTCAAGATCATGTGATGGCAGAGCGAAAGCGCCGGGAGAAGCTCAGCCAGCATTTCGTTGCTCTCTCTGCAGTCGTTCCCGGCCTCAAGAAG ATGGACAAGGCTTCCGTGCTAGGAGAAGCAGCCAAGTACGTGAAAGAACTTCAGGAACGCTTAAAGAAACTTGAGGAAGAAGCGTTGAGGAAAACTGTGGAATCTGTAGTTCTCGTGAGAAAATCTCAAGTCACAACCGATGATGACAGCTCTTCATCAGACGAGAATTCCTGCAACCAATCTGACCAAGAGTTGCCCGAGATCGAAGCCCGTGTTTCTGGAAAGCATATTCTTATCAGGGTTCATTGTGAGAGACGCCATGGTTACATCTCCAAAATAGTAAACCTAATAGAGAAGCTAAACCTGAGTGTCATTAGCAACAGCGTCATCCCATTCGGCAGCTCTATACTCGATATCACTATCGTGGCTCAG ATGGATGGCAACTTCTCTGTGACGATTGAGGATCTTGTCAGAAACCTCCGCCGGGATCTCTTGAATCTCATCTGA